The Campylobacter concisus genome has a window encoding:
- a CDS encoding Bax inhibitor-1/YccA family protein produces the protein MSLYDRNYAKQNQEELAYSQSSLSTFIKQTYQLFAASLLSATAGAYVGISIAGVFAANRFLFWGLVILEFVLLFGLMAAKRKEGLNLILLFAFTFVSGLTLTPLLSAILAMPSGASIVAQAFGLTTVAFGALSVFAMNTKRDFTTMGKMLFITLIVIVVAAIINIFVKSTMFQLVIASISSILFSAYILFDTQNIIRGNYETPVEGAVALYLDFVNLFTSLLQILGIFNRND, from the coding sequence ATGAGTTTGTATGATAGAAACTACGCTAAGCAAAATCAAGAAGAGCTTGCGTATTCTCAAAGCTCACTAAGCACTTTTATAAAACAAACTTATCAACTTTTTGCAGCATCACTACTTTCAGCTACTGCTGGCGCTTATGTAGGCATTAGCATTGCTGGCGTTTTTGCGGCAAATAGATTTTTGTTTTGGGGACTTGTGATACTTGAGTTTGTGTTGCTTTTTGGTCTAATGGCGGCTAAACGTAAAGAGGGATTAAATTTAATACTTCTTTTTGCATTTACATTTGTAAGCGGTCTTACGCTAACTCCGCTACTTTCAGCGATCCTTGCTATGCCAAGTGGTGCTAGTATCGTGGCTCAAGCATTTGGTTTGACAACGGTTGCATTTGGTGCATTAAGCGTCTTTGCGATGAATACAAAACGCGACTTTACAACGATGGGCAAGATGCTATTTATAACTTTGATAGTTATCGTTGTAGCAGCGATCATCAACATTTTCGTTAAAAGCACGATGTTTCAACTTGTAATCGCAAGTATTTCATCGATCTTATTTAGTGCTTACATACTTTTTGATACACAAAATATCATCCGTGGCAACTACGAGACGCCGGTTGAAGGTGCAGTTGCTTTGTATCTTGATTTTGTAAATTTATTTACATCATTACTACAAATTTTAGGCATTTTTAATAGAAATGACTAA
- a CDS encoding mechanosensitive ion channel family protein: MRKFLAIILLCFTFAFATESNKTQEEDDIVSITNQIQTINSQINIIKSQQKDINASKVDNSNLITLQKKKSDLLEKIPNYVMQIEVTQSDINKFNLQKEALEKKVARLEKQSNKDAYIQSAIELEKMKVDYAYYSALISLEEVFKKGAKANSIRDVIDNGLLNLQTNSYVSIKDLKDSLNDTSGSYDSAFFDLELKKESEEEILTYLKNNADLLSSSMLLSELNLVDAVEYINKVTDINSSKFNIGKIVVIVAIFLFFVSLTRILAKLTYWLMSLIASGEGVKEAKNQIVDIVKKPISALLIIYALNICIGVGFYPVPVPLTVANIFSIIYIVAFSWLVLTILNGYGIAIIDKIAQKSKRKEVINLALKVIYVIVLIITLLLILQKLGFDISALIASLGIGGLAVAFAAKDIIANFFASVMMLFDNSFSQGDWIVCGDIEGTVVEIGFRKTTVRSFDNALIFVPNSKLASDPVRNWSRRKVGRRIRMVIGIEYGPTTDEIKKCVNDIKNMLINHPDIAKSEDIAANKRGLKYRQNIVSVDDYAGYKSNLFVVVDDFADSSINILVYCFAKTIVWGDFLDVKQDVMLKIMDILKQNGLNFAFPSQSLYIENIKDKI, from the coding sequence ATGCGTAAATTTCTAGCCATTATCCTGCTTTGCTTTACCTTTGCTTTTGCAACTGAGAGCAACAAAACTCAAGAAGAAGACGATATCGTCAGCATAACAAATCAAATTCAAACCATAAACAGCCAGATAAATATCATAAAATCTCAACAAAAAGATATAAACGCTTCAAAGGTTGATAACTCAAATTTGATCACTCTTCAAAAGAAAAAGAGCGATCTTTTAGAAAAGATACCAAACTACGTCATGCAGATCGAGGTAACACAAAGCGATATAAATAAATTCAATCTGCAAAAAGAGGCGCTAGAAAAAAAGGTCGCAAGACTTGAGAAGCAGTCAAACAAGGATGCCTACATCCAAAGTGCTATCGAGCTTGAGAAGATGAAGGTTGATTACGCTTACTACTCAGCGCTTATTAGCCTAGAAGAGGTCTTTAAAAAGGGTGCTAAGGCAAATTCTATAAGAGATGTGATAGATAATGGACTTTTAAATTTACAGACAAATTCTTATGTAAGCATAAAAGATCTAAAAGACTCACTAAATGACACTTCAGGCTCTTATGACAGCGCCTTTTTTGATCTTGAACTAAAAAAAGAGAGTGAAGAAGAAATTTTAACTTATCTTAAAAATAACGCCGATCTTCTAAGCTCAAGCATGCTCTTGTCTGAGCTAAATTTAGTCGATGCAGTCGAATACATAAACAAAGTAACTGACATAAATTCAAGTAAATTTAACATCGGTAAGATCGTTGTTATCGTTGCGATATTTTTATTTTTCGTCTCGCTAACTAGAATTCTAGCCAAACTAACCTACTGGCTAATGTCACTCATCGCTTCAGGCGAAGGGGTAAAAGAGGCTAAAAATCAGATCGTTGATATCGTGAAAAAGCCGATCTCAGCACTTCTTATCATCTATGCGCTAAATATCTGTATCGGCGTTGGATTTTACCCAGTGCCAGTGCCTCTAACGGTAGCAAATATCTTTTCTATCATATATATAGTCGCATTTTCATGGCTTGTCCTAACCATACTAAATGGCTACGGCATCGCTATAATCGATAAGATCGCGCAAAAAAGCAAGCGTAAAGAGGTGATAAACCTAGCGCTAAAAGTGATCTACGTGATCGTGTTAATTATCACACTTTTACTGATCCTTCAAAAGCTTGGCTTTGATATCTCAGCGCTCATCGCCTCACTTGGTATCGGTGGTCTTGCTGTTGCCTTCGCTGCTAAAGACATCATCGCAAACTTCTTTGCCTCTGTTATGATGCTCTTTGACAACTCATTTTCACAAGGCGACTGGATAGTTTGTGGCGACATCGAGGGCACGGTTGTTGAGATAGGCTTTAGAAAAACAACAGTTAGAAGCTTTGATAACGCCCTTATCTTCGTGCCAAACTCAAAGCTAGCAAGCGATCCTGTTAGAAACTGGAGCAGAAGAAAGGTTGGCAGACGTATAAGAATGGTTATTGGCATCGAGTATGGACCAACTACTGATGAGATCAAAAAATGTGTAAATGACATCAAAAATATGCTGATAAATCACCCAGATATCGCTAAAAGTGAAGATATCGCGGCTAATAAAAGAGGCCTAAAATATAGACAAAACATAGTCTCAGTTGATGACTACGCTGGATATAAGTCAAATTTATTTGTCGTGGTTGATGACTTTGCTGATAGCTCGATAAATATCCTAGTTTATTGCTTTGCAAAAACTATCGTTTGGGGAGATTTTCTAGACGTAAAACAAGATGTAATGTTAAAAATTATGGATATTTTAAAGCAAAATGGTCTAAATTTTGCATTCCCAAGCCAAAGCTTGTATATCGAAAATATCAAAGATAAAATTTAA
- the secG gene encoding preprotein translocase subunit SecG, whose protein sequence is MSLIFLILQFVLAVVITIAVLLQKSSSIGLGAYSGSNESLFGAKGPAGFLAKFTFVVGVLFILNTLALGYFYNKDLKRSIVDSVDSKSLVIPKSNDVPAAPSAPQNPAK, encoded by the coding sequence GTGAGTTTAATATTTTTAATCTTGCAATTTGTTCTAGCTGTCGTTATCACGATCGCAGTTTTACTCCAAAAGAGCTCATCTATCGGTCTTGGAGCATACAGTGGAAGCAACGAGAGCCTTTTTGGAGCAAAAGGACCAGCTGGATTTTTGGCTAAATTTACCTTTGTGGTAGGCGTTTTGTTTATCCTAAACACACTTGCGCTTGGATATTTTTACAACAAAGATCTAAAACGCTCTATCGTTGATAGTGTCGATAGCAAATCTCTAGTCATACCAAAATCAAACGACGTGCCAGCAGCTCCTAGCGCACCACAAAACCCAGCAAAATAA
- a CDS encoding carbonic anhydrase: MDDSILEGAVKFMEDGFLEHEELFKSLQHKQDPHTLFISCVDSRVVPNLITNCLPGELFMVRNIANIVPPYRVSEEFLATTSAIEYALEVLNIKNIIICGHSDCGGCAALYVDEKKLKNTPNVKNWIKLIEPIKREVLKFTSDDPAKMAWLTERLNVINSIENIMTYPNVKEEYESGKLQIYGWHYIIETGEIFSYDLKEGTFKLLADKRGENA, from the coding sequence ATGGATGATTCAATACTTGAAGGTGCAGTAAAATTTATGGAAGATGGCTTTTTAGAGCATGAAGAGCTCTTTAAAAGTCTGCAACACAAGCAAGATCCTCACACGCTTTTCATATCTTGCGTGGATTCAAGAGTCGTGCCAAATTTGATAACAAACTGCCTACCAGGCGAGCTTTTTATGGTGCGTAATATCGCAAACATCGTGCCACCATATAGAGTGAGCGAAGAGTTTTTGGCGACTACTTCAGCGATCGAGTATGCGCTTGAAGTTTTAAACATAAAAAACATCATCATCTGCGGACACTCTGATTGTGGCGGATGTGCAGCACTTTATGTGGATGAAAAGAAGCTAAAAAACACCCCAAATGTTAAAAACTGGATAAAACTGATCGAGCCAATCAAGCGAGAAGTGCTTAAATTTACAAGCGACGATCCAGCCAAAATGGCATGGCTAACTGAGAGACTAAACGTGATAAACTCGATCGAAAACATAATGACCTATCCAAATGTCAAAGAGGAGTATGAAAGTGGCAAGCTTCAAATTTATGGCTGGCACTACATCATAGAAACTGGCGAAATTTTTAGCTACGATTTAAAAGAGGGCACATTTAAGCTTCTAGCGGACAAAAGAGGTGAAAATGCGTAA
- a CDS encoding ribonuclease HII has product MAKICGIDEAGRGALAGPLSVAACVLNSEISGLNDSKKLTAKRREELFKEITKSSNFLIAYFSNAQIDELGLSECLRRALKLFKAHFEGFEIIYDGNLDYGVGITTMIKADGKVASVSAASILAKVSRDRLMNGWDKFYPAYGFAGHKGYGTKSHLDAIAKFGYSDFHRKSFVIKPKLTQGSLF; this is encoded by the coding sequence ATGGCTAAAATTTGCGGTATCGACGAGGCTGGACGTGGGGCGCTGGCTGGACCTCTAAGCGTGGCTGCTTGCGTGCTAAATAGCGAAATTTCTGGACTAAACGACTCCAAAAAACTAACCGCAAAAAGGCGCGAAGAGCTCTTTAAAGAGATCACAAAAAGCTCAAATTTCCTCATCGCCTACTTCTCAAACGCCCAGATAGACGAGCTTGGGCTAAGCGAGTGCCTAAGGCGCGCGCTCAAACTTTTCAAGGCGCATTTTGAGGGCTTTGAGATCATTTATGATGGAAATTTAGACTATGGCGTTGGCATCACAACTATGATAAAGGCTGATGGCAAGGTCGCTAGCGTAAGTGCTGCTAGCATATTAGCAAAAGTAAGTCGCGACCGCTTGATGAACGGCTGGGATAAATTTTACCCAGCATACGGCTTTGCAGGGCACAAAGGATATGGCACAAAGTCGCACCTAGATGCGATAGCTAAATTTGGCTACTCAGACTTTCATAGAAAAAGCTTTGTCATAAAGCCAAAACTCACGCAGGGCTCGCTATTTTAG
- a CDS encoding GGDEF domain-containing protein: MTQDFIEQGSYKAIDNIYKTILNAMIAVNVASLVIFAIASSPIILACLLFAAVGVALRAKFDIKQRVLISIVFHLNIILLVVAGVISIGWNSGIWISLVGVIFINYFLAFDSKSLTYIVAAFELALLILLYFIYKDILPTTPSVTQIATTIGSIVFAFYIVLKLSIFADVITSSGYQQIRKETEELEKDSKHDFLTGLLNRRTIERTLKYELKATKERNSNTNLVIMLGDIDNFKKINDTYGHDWGDKVLKDVANALKKSFRNEDYVCRWGGEEFLVILPDTKIDFIHEVSKRLKKQINNAKLPDKTPVTMTFGMLICANGVEVGFEEAVNLVDKLLYNGKQNGKDRIELEILRKGTNA; encoded by the coding sequence TTGACACAAGATTTTATAGAACAAGGTAGTTATAAAGCGATAGATAATATCTATAAAACGATATTAAATGCAATGATCGCTGTAAATGTAGCATCTTTGGTAATTTTTGCAATAGCAAGCTCGCCAATAATTCTTGCTTGTCTGCTATTTGCAGCAGTAGGTGTGGCACTTAGGGCAAAATTTGACATAAAACAAAGGGTGCTAATATCTATTGTATTTCACTTAAATATAATTTTGCTCGTAGTTGCTGGGGTTATAAGCATAGGTTGGAATAGTGGAATTTGGATATCGCTTGTTGGAGTGATCTTCATAAACTATTTCTTAGCTTTTGACTCAAAAAGTCTTACTTATATTGTTGCTGCTTTTGAGTTAGCCTTGCTTATACTTCTTTATTTTATATATAAAGATATACTACCTACAACTCCTAGTGTAACGCAAATTGCCACAACTATTGGAAGTATAGTATTTGCCTTTTATATTGTTTTAAAACTTTCTATTTTTGCTGATGTTATCACATCTAGTGGATATCAACAAATAAGAAAAGAGACAGAAGAGCTAGAAAAAGACTCGAAGCACGACTTTTTAACAGGTCTTTTAAATAGGCGAACTATCGAAAGAACACTTAAATACGAACTAAAAGCAACCAAAGAACGAAACAGTAATACAAACTTAGTAATAATGCTAGGAGATATTGATAACTTCAAAAAGATAAATGATACCTATGGGCACGATTGGGGTGACAAGGTTTTAAAAGATGTCGCTAACGCTTTAAAAAAATCTTTCAGAAATGAAGACTATGTCTGCCGCTGGGGTGGTGAAGAATTTTTAGTCATCTTGCCTGATACAAAGATAGATTTTATACATGAAGTGAGCAAAAGACTTAAAAAACAAATAAACAATGCAAAACTTCCAGATAAAACTCCAGTTACTATGACATTTGGCATGCTTATATGCGCAAATGGTGTTGAAGTTGGTTTTGAAGAAGCAGTAAATTTAGTAGATAAATTGCTTTATAACGGAAAACAAAACGGCAAAGATCGTATCGAGCTAGAAATTTTAAGAAAGGGCACAAATGCGTAA
- a CDS encoding polysaccharide deacetylase family protein, giving the protein MIKTFLASLLTLTFALADAHILVYHRFDDPRHVSTDISIQNLRAQFEYFKNNGYEVVKLSRLVDAVNAGEPIPDNWIVITVDDGYKSFYNNALSVFKEYNYPFALMVYVEASANKYGDYLDFDQIKELEAYGEIGYHSYAHPRMTKLSDEALREDFQKGVETFEKHMGYKPKYFAVPYGEIDSRVVSLAKEFGFLALLNQNSGAVSDKSDVYDLYRTPVMNGTKIALTFNSKFLNAQWIFPEGYPQNNAIDKLIIKTDTNASEGSFFMTGFDGFRKVPMTNGVFECKFNPPLDKRKVLMSLKVDHHRSTKLLIKDTNAK; this is encoded by the coding sequence ATGATAAAAACGTTTTTAGCGTCACTTTTGACGCTAACGTTTGCTTTGGCAGACGCTCACATCCTAGTTTATCACCGCTTTGATGATCCAAGGCACGTTAGCACAGATATTTCTATTCAAAATTTAAGAGCTCAGTTTGAATACTTCAAAAATAATGGCTACGAAGTTGTCAAGCTATCAAGGCTTGTCGATGCGGTAAATGCTGGCGAGCCGATCCCTGATAACTGGATCGTTATCACCGTTGATGATGGATACAAAAGCTTTTACAATAACGCTCTTAGCGTATTTAAAGAGTATAACTACCCATTTGCTTTGATGGTCTATGTAGAGGCAAGCGCGAACAAATATGGTGATTATCTAGACTTTGATCAGATCAAAGAGCTAGAAGCTTACGGCGAGATCGGTTACCACTCATACGCTCATCCAAGGATGACTAAACTTAGCGATGAGGCCTTAAGAGAGGACTTTCAAAAGGGCGTTGAGACCTTTGAAAAGCATATGGGTTATAAGCCAAAATACTTCGCAGTCCCTTACGGTGAGATTGATAGTAGGGTCGTCTCTTTGGCAAAAGAATTTGGCTTTTTAGCACTTTTAAATCAAAACTCAGGCGCAGTTTCAGATAAAAGCGATGTTTATGATCTTTACAGAACGCCAGTGATGAATGGCACAAAGATAGCACTAACTTTTAATAGCAAATTTTTAAATGCCCAGTGGATATTTCCAGAGGGCTATCCGCAAAACAATGCGATCGACAAGCTCATCATCAAGACCGACACAAACGCAAGTGAGGGCAGTTTTTTCATGACTGGCTTTGACGGCTTTAGAAAAGTACCTATGACAAATGGCGTTTTTGAGTGCAAATTTAACCCACCACTTGATAAACGCAAAGTGTTAATGTCGCTAAAAGTAGATCATCACAGAAGCACAAAACTTCTAATAAAGGACACCAATGCTAAATAA
- the frr gene encoding ribosome recycling factor: MLNKIYDTQKEGCEKAIASLKRDFTTLRTGKVNINILDNVMVDYYGSPTPLNQVATVLTSDASTIAITPWEKSMIKAISSAIQAANIGVNPNSDGESVKLFFPPMTVEQRQENAKHAKAMGEKAKVSIRNVRKDANDEVKKLEKDKAITEDESKKGQDEVQKITDNYTAKIDTLVKEKEAELLKI; this comes from the coding sequence ATGCTAAATAAAATTTACGATACCCAAAAAGAGGGTTGCGAAAAGGCGATCGCTTCTTTAAAACGCGATTTTACAACGCTAAGAACTGGCAAAGTAAATATCAACATCCTAGATAACGTTATGGTTGATTATTATGGCTCGCCAACTCCGCTTAATCAAGTAGCTACCGTGCTTACAAGCGACGCTTCTACTATCGCTATCACACCTTGGGAAAAGAGCATGATAAAAGCGATCTCATCAGCCATCCAAGCTGCAAACATCGGCGTCAATCCAAACAGCGATGGCGAGAGCGTTAAGCTATTTTTCCCACCGATGACCGTCGAGCAACGCCAAGAAAATGCAAAACACGCAAAAGCTATGGGCGAAAAGGCAAAAGTTAGCATCAGAAACGTAAGAAAAGACGCAAACGACGAGGTCAAAAAGCTTGAAAAAGACAAAGCTATAACTGAAGACGAGAGCAAAAAGGGTCAAGATGAGGTTCAAAAGATAACTGACAACTACACCGCAAAGATCGACACTCTCGTAAAAGAGAAAGAAGCCGAGCTTTTAAAAATCTAA
- a CDS encoding S-adenosylmethionine tRNA ribosyltransferase: MRAFFGILFIAASLFGYEINHENWAKFYKFSGDANGVKFEVYMNYFKDEFENFKQTKSFKVPAKISGHIFFDGAKYDYEKGSFEQNGSEISSLNTVSDKINLDVKNENGELKGKIIVKNKAYNATVKEEKEYEILNIGIQMTESNGTRYEAITNDIFAKDSAKKYKNKLLAEFYDLKSERKKWPNSQYESLKDIYYINDKIKSVCTYKNEKTNCEVISLATNKKLKLKQIFKDINDSHLKAILANAGVSDNFVLSPLGLTFLNEEQISVPLEELRPYFSDEVGL, translated from the coding sequence ATGAGAGCATTTTTTGGGATCTTATTCATCGCTGCAAGCCTTTTTGGCTATGAGATAAATCACGAAAACTGGGCTAAATTTTATAAATTTAGTGGTGATGCAAATGGTGTGAAATTTGAAGTTTATATGAACTACTTTAAAGATGAATTTGAAAATTTCAAACAAACCAAGAGCTTTAAAGTCCCAGCCAAGATAAGTGGCCACATCTTTTTTGACGGCGCAAAATACGACTATGAAAAGGGCTCTTTTGAGCAAAATGGCAGTGAAATTTCATCGCTAAATACAGTCTCAGATAAGATAAATTTAGACGTTAAAAACGAAAACGGCGAGCTAAAAGGCAAGATAATCGTCAAAAACAAAGCCTACAACGCCACCGTAAAAGAAGAAAAAGAGTATGAGATCCTAAATATCGGCATCCAAATGACTGAGTCAAACGGCACGAGATATGAAGCGATCACTAACGACATCTTCGCTAAAGACTCCGCTAAAAAATACAAAAACAAGCTTCTTGCAGAGTTTTACGACCTAAAAAGCGAGCGCAAAAAGTGGCCAAATAGCCAGTATGAGAGCTTAAAAGATATCTACTACATCAACGATAAGATCAAGAGCGTTTGCACCTATAAAAATGAAAAAACAAACTGCGAGGTGATCTCGCTTGCGACAAACAAAAAACTAAAGCTAAAGCAAATTTTTAAAGATATAAACGACAGCCACCTAAAAGCGATCCTTGCAAATGCTGGCGTGAGCGACAACTTCGTGCTTTCGCCACTTGGACTTACATTTTTAAACGAGGAGCAGATCAGCGTCCCTCTTGAGGAGCTAAGACCTTACTTTAGCGATGAAGTCGGACTGTAA
- a CDS encoding DUF4153 domain-containing protein translates to MHIITELKTAFADKKILFLTILAFSLATIFLNPSQIADEYRGFWLLEPLLLVAIYLNKRQILLPLYFLIFGASLYFFGLKLSGHASDLVALYLIAFVLLFSLNFAKDNEKFISQSLARLLNLLISFVLFHLFFLGIVAVCAGLNYLFDLELLTSHRTQRLYLTLVSFGLPCLFIFFESKFSEYRLLNFIKIVINFILNPLLIIYVVLLNLYCIYRLVLLELPRGGVAYIVLACLIAGFVLRGLNLLIKNQIYDQIFKLLPLFVILPSIMLWWGVMHRVGEYGLSEPRIYLIACVIFANLSYFVMIFLRNFPYKFLAFFMIFGIFFTHFVLDTKLLTINSQKELLLRELRSLNLLDSSGLLSGDVSKIGEEKLYFLQDKFNYLLENGDKFALENKKFIAGLEVAEQKKWQIFSINSGNIGINVKDATIKMPITSSTNGDDLVIQLDNESVSINMQKHLEKALAGLNLKPDGDFGSEVFERLKEKLLLFEVGKRAFVLRSMEIVQENGVYKFYGASVLFYMEDAQLK, encoded by the coding sequence TTGCACATCATCACCGAGCTAAAAACCGCATTTGCTGATAAAAAAATTTTGTTTCTTACCATTTTGGCATTTAGCCTAGCTACCATTTTTCTTAACCCAAGCCAGATAGCGGATGAGTATAGAGGTTTTTGGCTGCTTGAGCCGCTACTTTTAGTCGCTATCTACCTAAATAAAAGGCAAATTTTACTCCCTTTATACTTTTTGATATTTGGAGCTAGCCTTTACTTTTTTGGCCTTAAGCTAAGCGGTCACGCCAGCGATCTTGTGGCACTTTATCTCATAGCATTCGTGCTTTTATTCTCTTTAAATTTTGCCAAAGATAATGAGAAATTTATAAGCCAGAGCCTGGCAAGACTTTTAAATTTACTCATCTCATTTGTCCTTTTTCACCTATTTTTTCTTGGCATTGTGGCTGTTTGTGCAGGGCTTAACTACCTTTTTGATTTAGAGCTTTTAACCAGCCACAGGACGCAAAGGCTCTACTTGACGCTGGTCTCTTTTGGTCTGCCTTGTCTATTTATCTTTTTTGAGAGCAAATTTAGCGAGTACAGGCTCTTAAATTTCATCAAGATCGTCATAAATTTCATCCTAAATCCCCTGCTCATCATCTATGTGGTGCTTTTAAATTTATACTGCATTTATAGGCTTGTTTTGCTTGAGCTGCCACGAGGTGGAGTAGCCTATATCGTGCTTGCCTGCTTGATCGCTGGCTTTGTTTTAAGAGGGCTAAATTTACTTATCAAAAACCAAATTTATGATCAAATTTTTAAGCTCTTGCCACTTTTTGTCATCTTGCCTAGCATAATGCTTTGGTGGGGCGTCATGCATAGGGTCGGCGAGTACGGCCTAAGCGAGCCCAGGATATATCTTATCGCCTGCGTGATATTTGCAAATTTGAGCTATTTTGTGATGATATTTCTTAGAAATTTCCCTTATAAATTTCTAGCGTTTTTTATGATATTTGGCATATTTTTCACGCATTTTGTCCTTGATACGAAGCTGCTTACCATAAATTCTCAAAAAGAGCTTTTACTAAGAGAGCTAAGATCACTAAATTTGCTTGATAGTAGCGGCTTGCTAAGCGGCGACGTGAGCAAGATAGGCGAAGAGAAGCTCTATTTTTTGCAAGATAAATTTAACTATCTCTTAGAAAACGGCGATAAATTTGCGTTAGAAAATAAAAAATTTATAGCGGGTCTTGAGGTGGCTGAGCAGAAAAAGTGGCAGATATTTAGCATTAACTCAGGCAACATCGGCATAAACGTGAAAGATGCGACTATCAAAATGCCCATTACAAGCAGCACAAATGGCGATGATCTTGTTATACAGCTAGATAATGAAAGCGTTAGCATAAATATGCAAAAGCACCTAGAAAAGGCGCTTGCTGGTTTAAATTTAAAGCCAGATGGCGACTTTGGCTCAGAGGTATTTGAGCGGCTAAAAGAGAAGCTTTTGCTCTTTGAAGTTGGTAAGCGAGCCTTTGTTTTGCGCTCTATGGAAATCGTGCAAGAAAACGGAGTTTATAAATTTTATGGCGCAAGCGTGCTTTTTTATATGGAGGATGCTCAGCTAAAATAG
- a CDS encoding AAA family ATPase codes for MKSLETLYQAPIKNAKFIPRKYEIISPKTLIIGATSSGKTALVYEFLSHYKSEERLYINLDDIRIDRASLLANLKEFLEKNAQIKVLAVENLQGADLINLDFLKDTALENIILTSKEFSLSLVGFVRINLNYLDYEEFILFFKKNLDQDLLFSYFLAHGNEIASAFLDSSEVTAHLQQLLRANLNEQGIAILKECATKCHDTISAFGIYKNLKEQMKISKDSVYSAINLLNESGYVEFVPNLDESSTSKKIYFTNFALRNALCLKKDFLAVFANVVFCELLKFKDEIYYTKEIDFFLVKKKLAIICVPFSAPEIVFLKFKKLHASLKELGVSKLQIISVANQAEQSMEGIKCEILPFSRWSLGL; via the coding sequence TTGAAAAGTTTAGAAACGCTCTATCAAGCACCCATTAAAAATGCTAAATTTATCCCCAGAAAATATGAGATTATCTCGCCAAAGACGCTTATCATTGGCGCTACATCAAGTGGCAAAACAGCCCTTGTTTATGAGTTTTTGAGCCATTATAAGAGCGAAGAGAGGCTTTATATAAATTTAGACGATATAAGGATAGATAGAGCCTCACTTTTAGCAAATTTAAAAGAGTTTTTAGAAAAAAATGCCCAGATAAAGGTGCTCGCAGTTGAAAATTTACAAGGCGCTGATCTTATAAATTTAGACTTTCTAAAGGACACTGCACTTGAGAATATCATCCTTACAAGCAAGGAATTTTCACTCTCGCTTGTGGGCTTTGTGCGTATAAATTTAAACTATCTCGACTACGAGGAATTTATACTATTTTTTAAGAAAAATTTAGACCAAGACCTGCTTTTTAGCTACTTTTTAGCCCATGGCAACGAGATAGCAAGCGCATTTTTGGACTCCAGCGAGGTCACAGCCCACTTGCAGCAGCTCTTAAGAGCAAATTTAAACGAGCAAGGCATCGCTATCTTAAAAGAGTGCGCGACAAAGTGCCACGACACCATAAGTGCCTTTGGGATTTATAAAAACCTAAAAGAGCAGATGAAAATTTCAAAAGATAGCGTTTATAGCGCAATAAATTTGCTAAATGAGAGCGGATACGTGGAGTTTGTGCCAAATTTAGATGAGAGTAGCACGAGCAAGAAAATTTACTTTACAAATTTCGCACTTCGCAACGCTTTATGCCTAAAAAAGGACTTTTTAGCTGTTTTTGCAAATGTTGTTTTTTGTGAGCTGCTTAAATTTAAAGATGAAATTTACTACACAAAAGAGATCGATTTTTTCCTTGTCAAAAAGAAGCTTGCGATCATCTGCGTGCCATTTTCTGCGCCTGAGATCGTCTTTTTGAAATTTAAAAAACTCCACGCGAGCCTAAAAGAGCTAGGCGTTAGCAAACTTCAAATCATCAGCGTCGCAAACCAAGCCGAGCAAAGCATGGAGGGGATAAAGTGCGAGATCTTGCCATTTTCTAGGTGGAGCCTAGGTTTATAA